Below is a genomic region from Caulobacter rhizosphaerae.
TGACCCGCCTGCCGCCGCCCGCGCCCCGCCTCGTCGACCTCGCGGCCTGGCTGGACGTGGCGCGGGAGAGCTTTCTGGCGCAGTGGACCGCCCGGGGCGTGGCGCTCGACTGTCCGCCGCCGCCGGCTATCGAGATCCCGATCGACGCCGACCAGATGTGGCTGGCGATCGGCAACCTGCTCAACAACGCCGCCGAAGCCGCCTTGGAGCGCCCCGATCCCCGCGTCCGCCTGGGCGTCCGGCAGGTCGAGACCGAGATCCGGTTCGTGGTCGAGGATTCCGGGCCGGGCGTGCCGCCGGCCCACGCCGACCAGGTGCGCCTGCCGTTCTTCACCACCAAGGCGACCGGATCGGGCGTCGGGCTGAGCCTGGCGCGCCAGATCGCCCAGGGCCACGGCGGCGCGCTGACCCTGCTCGCCGCCGCCTCCGACGCCGACATCGGCGCCGACACTCCGCTGGCCGGCGCGCGGTTCTGCCTAGCCGTCCCGATCTGAAGCCGCCGCGCCATCCGCCGTGGCGATCTCGGTCAGGACGCCGGTGGCGGTCGACCTCACGGCGTGGGTCAATCGGTCGAGCAGCCGCGCCGTCAAACGCGTGCGCTGCCAGTAGAGCGTCACGCCGATGCGCAGGCGCGGCGGCAGTTCCACCAGGCGGCCGGCGGCGAGGTGCGGCGCGGCCAGCACCACGGGCGTCATGGCCCAGCCCAGTCCGGCCAAGGTCATGTCCAGCATGCCCGGCGTGGACGGCGTCCAGTGGGCGGGCGGGCGGATCCGAACGTTCCAGGCTTCCCAGGCCCATCGCGCCTGCAGCTGGTCGCGGCGGTCGAAGCGGAGGATCGGCGCGGCCGCCAGGCCGGCCGGATCGACCCCGTCCGGGAAGAAGCGCGCCAGGAAGGCCGGACTGGCGACGGCCGCGTAGTCGAGGGCGCCCAGCGGGTAGGTCTTGCAGCCCGGGACGGGCGCGGGATCGGCGGTGACCGCGGCGATGACTTCGCCCGAACGCAGGCGGTCGGCCGTGTGGGCCTCGTCCTCGAGGACGAGATCGAGCATCGCCCCCGTGTCGGTCGCGAACAGCGCCGCGGCGGCCGGGAACCAGGTGCTGACGCTGTCGGCGTTGACCGCGACCCGGATCGTCGGCGGCCCGGGCGCCGGGCCGGCCAGCCCCGGAAGATCATTCACGACGTCGCTTTCGAGCAACCGGACCTGCTCGACGTGAGCGCAGAGCTTGGCGCCGATCTCGGTCGGCCGGCACGGAACGCCCCGCGTCAGCAGGATCGCGCCGACCCGCTCCTCCAGCCCCTTGACGCGCTGGGACACCGCCGACGGCGTCACGCCCAGCGCGGCGGCGGCCCTCTCGAAACTGCCTTCGCGCGCGACGGCGGCCAGGGCGGCGAGCGACGCATAGTCGAGCATTAGAACACCTTAATCAGCATAAGGAATCTTAGCTGTACTACATCACGCGACGTCGCCATCAAAGGCGACATGACCGCCTCCCTGATCTCCGCCTTCCTCAAAGGCTTCGCCCTGTCCGCCGGCCTGATCATCGCCATCGGCGCGCAGAACATGTTCGTCCTCCGCCAGGGCCTGAAGCGCGAACACGTCGTGCCCATCGTGCTGTTCTGCGCAGCGGCCGACGCCACGCTGATCGTGGCCGGGGTCAACGGCCTGGGCGGGGTCCTGGCCTTGCTCCCGGGACTGTCGCTGGCCCTGAGCCTGGGCGGCGCGGCCTTCCTGGCCTGGTACGGAATCTCGGCGCTGCGCCGGGCCTCCAGGCCCTCGGTGCTGATCGTCGAACACCAGGCGTCGATGACCCTGGGCGCCGCCCTGGCCGGAACGGCCGCCTTCACCTTCCTCAACCCGCACGTCTATATCGACACCGTCATGCTGATGGGCGCGGTGGGCGCGGCGCTTCCGCCGACGGAGCGGCCGCTGTTCATGGCCGGCGCCGCCCTGGCCAGCCTGGCCTGGTTCTCGTCCCTGGGCCTGGGCGCGCGGTTCCTCGCCCCGCTGTTTTCGCGCCCGGCGGCCTGGCGGATCCTCGACCTGGGCATCGGCGTCATGATGCTGGCGCTGGCCGCCAGCCTCGTCCACGGCGCCCTGTTCCCATAGCCCCGCCACAGGCCTTTCCACTCTTCAAGCCAGACGGATCGCCATGTCCCTGATTCCCGCCATTTCGCCGACCGTCTTCGCTCTGCGTCCGGACTTCACGGCGCTGAGCATCGTTGCCGAGAACGTCCGCAACAGCCAGAGCGACGCCTACAGCGCCGGTTTGCTGGACGCGGCCTGCGCGGCGCTGGACGCCGCGCCGTGGGCGGAGGCGCATCTGGAGGCCTGGCGCGAAGCCTACCGCGCCTTCGGCGCCAAGCCCCAGCGCACGCCCTGTTCGGCCGAAGCCCTGCGACGGCGCGCCGCCCGCGATGGCGGCCTGCCGACGGTGAACGCGGTCGTCGACCTCTATAACGCCGTCAGCGTCCGCTACGCGGTCCCGGTCGGCGGCGAGGACGCGGGGGTCTATGCCGGCGCGCCGTCGCTGGTCCGCGCCGTCGGCGGCGAGCCGTTCGACACCGTCCAGGACGGCCAGCCGAAGGTCGAGCCGGTCGAAGCCGGCGAGGTCGTCTGGCGCGACGCCCTGGGCGTCACCTGCCGACGATGGAACTGGCGCCAGGGCGTCCGGACCCGCATCGGGCCCGAAACCACCGGCATGTGGTTCGTCCTGGAGCGCCTGGATCCGATGCCGATCGACGCCTTGCGCCGGGCCGGGGCCGAACTGATCGAAGGCTTAAAGCGGCTGAGTCCGGACGTCCGGACCTCGACTCTGCTTCTAGCGCGATCGAATGGGGGGATGGCGGAGACGGAGGGATTCGAACCCTCGATACCCTTTTGGGGTATGCCGCTTTAGCAAAGCGGTGCCTTCAGCCTCTCGGCCACGTCTCCTCCTGAGAGGGAGCGGTTCGATAGCCTGTTCGCGGCGGCATGACAACGCGCTGTCTCGAAAAATCCGCGTTAACGCGAAGCTCAGACCGCGAGGCTAGGTTGAACCCTGTTCTACAAGGGGTCTGAGCTTCATGTCGTCTGCTATCGCACATACGGAACTCGAGGCGGCCATCGCGACGGACGGCTCGACGGCGTCCGGTGTCGTGATCGGCAACGACCTGGCCGAGGCCAAGGGCCGGCGCGGTCCGTTCCGGCCGGGACGCCTGGTTCCGGCCCGGGCCCGGATGCAGGTGCGCAGCCTGTCGCGGCTGTTCCGCGTGGTCGACGGCCTGGCCTTCGCCGCCGTCACCGCCGCCGCGATCGCCATCGCCCGCGCCGCGCCCGAGGACTATGCGCCGCTGGTCCTGGGCGCCCTGGCCCTGCTGCCCGCCCTCTACATGCTGGAGGCTTACACCTTCCACCGCCGCGAGACCCTGGGCCGCCAGGCCCTGCGGGTGTCGGCCGCGTTCGGCGCCGCCGCGGTGGTCGTGGCGCTGGCGACCCTGGTCTTCGGACGAGGCCAGGCGGACGTCGCCCTGGCGGCCGGCTGGGCCGTGGCGCTGGCCGTGACCACCGCCGGGCTGCATGTGGCCTGGTGGCGCGTCGTCGACCACGGCCGTCGCGAAGGCCGCCTGACGCCGAACGTCGTGGTGGTGGGCGCGACCGCCAACGCCGAACACTTCATCCGCGCCGCCCTGGCCACCGGCGACGTCAACGTGCTGGGCGTGTTCGACGACCGCGCCGACCGCGCCCCGCCCCAGGTGCTGGGCGTGCCGGTCCTGGGCGACACCGGCGCCCTGATCGGCCACCGCATCATGCCCTTCGTCGACCGGGTGATCATCGCGGTGAGCGCCACCGCCCAGGCCCGCGTCGACCAACTGGTCGAGCGCCTGGAAGTGCTGCCCAACCCGGTCAGCCTGTTCGTCGACCTGAACCGCGACGCCCAGCGCAACGCCTCCCTGGCCCACTTCGTGGACCTGTCGGGCGCGGCCACCGACGCCCGCCGGGCCTTCGTCAAGCGCGCCCAGGACCTGGTGATCGGCTCGCTGGGCCTGCTGGTCGCCGCGCCGGTGATGCTGCTGGTCGCCGTGGCCATCAAGCTGGACACCCCCGGCCCGGTGTTCTTCCGCCAGCGTCGCCACGGCTTCAACAACGAGGCGATCCTGGTCTGGAAGTTCCGCTCGATGCGCCACGAGGCCGCCGACGCCAAGGCGGCCCGCCAGGTCACCGCCGGGGACGACCGCGTCACCAAGGTCGGCCGGTTCATCCGCAAGACCAGCCTGGACGAGCTGCCCCAGCTGTTCAACGTGCTGCGCGGCGAGATGTCGATGGTCGGCCCCCGCCCCCACGCCATCGGCATGAAGAGCGGCGACGTGGAGTCCGAGACCCTGGTCGCCCGCTACGCCCACCGCCATCGCATGAAGCCCGGCGTCACCGGTTGGGCGGCGATCAACGGCTCGCGCGGGCCGGTCGACACCGCCGAGCAGGTGCAGGAGCGCGTGGCCCTGGACATCGAATATATCGAGCGTCAGTCGTTCTGGCTTGATCTCTACATCATCGCCATGACTATCCCCTGCCTGCTTGGGGACCGGTCGGCTGTGCGCTGAGGACCAAACATGTTCTGGCGTGGCGTACTCGGATATCTGCCGGTCAATATCGCCCAGGGCGTGGTTGGCCTGCTCACCATCGTCCTGTTCACCCGTGTCCTGACGCCCGAGCAGTACGGGGTCTACGCCCTGGCCTTCTCGGTCCTGAGCCTGACCCAGACCATCCTGCTGACCTGGACGGAGGCGGCGATGGCCCGTTTCCACGCCCGCCAGGACGCCGACGGCCGCCTGCCTGATCACTTCGCCACCCTCTACCGCCTGTGGTTCGGCCTGGCGCTGGTCGCGCCGATCGTCGCCGCCGGCGTGCTGCGCTTCGCACCGCTGTCAGCCCCGATGAAGGTGGCCGTCGCCGCCGCCTTCGCCGGTGCGGTGGTCAAGAGCCTGGCCAAGCTGTCGCAGGAACGCCGCCGCGCGGCCGGCGAGGTGTCGGGCGCGGCCCTGCTGGACATCGTCCAGACCGTGGGCGGCTTCGTGCTGGGCCTGGTCCTGGCCCTGGTCGGGCTGGGGGGCGCGGCGCCGCTGCTGGGCATGGGGGCCATCTCGCTGCTGTGCCTGGTGTTCGTGCTGCCGGCCGAGCTGCGTCGCTCCACGGGCGGCCGCTATGATCCGGCCATGGCCAAGGCCTACGCCGCCTATGGCGTGCCGGTGGCGTTGTCGCTGGTCCTGGCCCTGGTGTTGTCGACCACCGACCGCTTCCTGCTGGCCGCCTTCCTGAACGAGCAGGCGGTGGGCGTCTATCACGCCGGCTATTCCCTGGGCTCGCGGACCCTGGACGTGGTGTTCATCTGGCTGGGCATGGCCGGCGGACCGGCCCTGGTCGCGGCGCTGGAGCGCGGCGGCCACCCCGCCCTGAAGGACGCCGCCCACGAGCAGGCCGGCTTCATGGTGCTGCTGACCCTGCCCGCCGCCGTCGGCCTGGCCCTGGTCGGCCGGCCGCTGGCCCAGGTGATGGTCGGCCCCGATCTCAGCGCCGGCGCCGGCCACGTCGTGCCGTGGATCGCCGTCGCCGGCTGGCTGTCAGGCGTGACCACCTACTACCTGCTGCAGGCCTTCACCCTGGGCCGGAAGACCCTGATGCTGATCGGCTGCATGGCCATTCCGGCCGGGGCCAACGTGATCCTGAACCTGGCCCTTATTCCGCGCTTCGGCCTGGACGGCGCCCTGTGGTCGACCGCCGCCAGCTATGGCGTCGGCGCGGTCGGCGCGGCGCTCCTGGGCCGCCGGGCCTGCCCCCTGCCCGTGCCATGGGCGGCCCTGACCCGGTGCGGCCTGGCCTGCGCCCTGATGGCCGCCGCCGTGCTGGCCGTGCCGGCCTTCGGCGGCGTGGTCGAGTTGATCCTGAAGGCCTGCGCCGGCGCCGTGGTCTACGGCGTCGCGGCGCTGGCGCTCGACGCGGGCGGCGTGCGCGGCCGGGCCCTGGACATCCTGCAACGGCGATTGAAGCCCGCATGACCGTCGTGACCGAAACCCTGACCGACAACGCCGCCTGGGCCGCCTTGGACCAAAAGGACGCCGCGCCACGCCTGTCGGTGTTGATCCCCACCTATCGCGACGACCCCAGCGCCCTGCTCAAGGCCTTGGACGAACCCGGCGCCGACGCCGAGATCGTGTTGCTGGACGACGGCGGCGGCGACGCGGCCCTGACCCGGCGCATGGCGGCGCGCATCGAGAAACTGAAGTTGCCGGCCCGGCTGATCGCCCTGTCGTCCAACGAGGGCCGCGCCAAGGGCCGCAACCGCCTGGCCCGCCACGCCCGGGGGCGCCACCTGCTGTTCCTCGACAGCGACATGCTGCCCGATCCGATCGGCTTCCTCGCCCGCTGGGCGGCCGTCGCCGCGGACGATACACCCGTCGCCTTCGGCGGCTTCACCCTGGACCAGACCCCGCGCCGCCCCGAGCACGAGCTGCACCGGGCCATGGCGCTGAAGAGCGACTGCACCCCGGCCCCGGAGCGGGCCAAGGAACCGGAAAAGCACGTCTTCACCTCCAACCTGCTGGTCCGCCGCGACGTCTTTGAAACCATCGGATTCGACGAAGGCTTCGCCGGCTGGGGTTGGGAGGACGTCGAGTGGGCCATGCGCGTGGCCCAGCGCCATCCGATCCTGCACATCGACAATTCGGCCACCCATCTGGGCCTCGACACCGCCGCGACCCTGGCCGCCAAGTACGAGCAGTCGGCCGGCAACTTCGCCCGGGTGGTGGCCGCGCACCGCGACGTGGTCAGCGCCTATCCCAGCTACAAGGTCGCCACGAAACTGAAGGCCTTGCCGCTGCGCCACGCGTGGCGGCCAATGCTGAAGACCTTCGCCCTCAACGAGGCGGCCCCGACGCCGCTTCGCGCCCTCGCCCTGCGGCTCTACCGCGCCGCGCTCTATTCGGACGCCGTCTGATGCAGATCTCTCACGAGAAAGTCGACGCCTACGAGCCCGACCGCAGCCTGAAGGGCAAGGTCCGCCGCCGGCTGATCCGCCTGGCTCACCGCCGTCCGGCCCGGGTGAAGCTGGAGCGGCCGATGGTGTCGTTCAGCTTCGACGACGCCCCGGCCACCGCCTGCGAGGCCGGGGCCCAGGTGCTGGAGGCCCGTGGCCTGCGCGGCACCTACTATTTCGCCGCCGGCCTGACCGGGCGCGACGGGCCGATGGGCCGCTTCGCCACCGGGGACGACGCCGCCCGCCTGCACGCCGCGGGCCACGAGATCGCCTGCCACACCTTCTCGCACCTGGACTGCGGCCAGGCCTCGCAAGCCGAGACCCTGGCCGACATCGACCTCAACGCCCGGCATCTGGCCGCGTGGGGAACGGGCGCGCCCGTCAGCTTCGCCTATCCCTATGGCGATGTCGCCGCGCCGGCCAAGACGGCGTTGGCCGGGCGCTTCAAGACCCTGCGCGCCCTGCACCATGGCCTGGTCGCCAACGGCGCCGACCTCAATCAGGCGCCGGCCGTCGGCATTGAGGGCGCGGACGGCGAGCAGGT
It encodes:
- a CDS encoding LysE/ArgO family amino acid transporter, with product MTASLISAFLKGFALSAGLIIAIGAQNMFVLRQGLKREHVVPIVLFCAAADATLIVAGVNGLGGVLALLPGLSLALSLGGAAFLAWYGISALRRASRPSVLIVEHQASMTLGAALAGTAAFTFLNPHVYIDTVMLMGAVGAALPPTERPLFMAGAALASLAWFSSLGLGARFLAPLFSRPAAWRILDLGIGVMMLALAASLVHGALFP
- a CDS encoding glycosyltransferase family 2 protein; amino-acid sequence: MTVVTETLTDNAAWAALDQKDAAPRLSVLIPTYRDDPSALLKALDEPGADAEIVLLDDGGGDAALTRRMAARIEKLKLPARLIALSSNEGRAKGRNRLARHARGRHLLFLDSDMLPDPIGFLARWAAVAADDTPVAFGGFTLDQTPRRPEHELHRAMALKSDCTPAPERAKEPEKHVFTSNLLVRRDVFETIGFDEGFAGWGWEDVEWAMRVAQRHPILHIDNSATHLGLDTAATLAAKYEQSAGNFARVVAAHRDVVSAYPSYKVATKLKALPLRHAWRPMLKTFALNEAAPTPLRALALRLYRAALYSDAV
- a CDS encoding LysR family transcriptional regulator ArgP, with protein sequence MLDYASLAALAAVAREGSFERAAAALGVTPSAVSQRVKGLEERVGAILLTRGVPCRPTEIGAKLCAHVEQVRLLESDVVNDLPGLAGPAPGPPTIRVAVNADSVSTWFPAAAALFATDTGAMLDLVLEDEAHTADRLRSGEVIAAVTADPAPVPGCKTYPLGALDYAAVASPAFLARFFPDGVDPAGLAAAPILRFDRRDQLQARWAWEAWNVRIRPPAHWTPSTPGMLDMTLAGLGWAMTPVVLAAPHLAAGRLVELPPRLRIGVTLYWQRTRLTARLLDRLTHAVRSTATGVLTEIATADGAAASDRDG
- a CDS encoding polysaccharide deacetylase family protein, whose product is MQISHEKVDAYEPDRSLKGKVRRRLIRLAHRRPARVKLERPMVSFSFDDAPATACEAGAQVLEARGLRGTYYFAAGLTGRDGPMGRFATGDDAARLHAAGHEIACHTFSHLDCGQASQAETLADIDLNARHLAAWGTGAPVSFAYPYGDVAAPAKTALAGRFKTLRALHHGLVANGADLNQAPAVGIEGADGEQVALDWLDKAHRRKAWLILYTHDVSPQPSQWGCTTAALERLVDGALTAGFDVVTVAEGARRIGL
- a CDS encoding exopolysaccharide biosynthesis polyprenyl glycosylphosphotransferase; amino-acid sequence: MSSAIAHTELEAAIATDGSTASGVVIGNDLAEAKGRRGPFRPGRLVPARARMQVRSLSRLFRVVDGLAFAAVTAAAIAIARAAPEDYAPLVLGALALLPALYMLEAYTFHRRETLGRQALRVSAAFGAAAVVVALATLVFGRGQADVALAAGWAVALAVTTAGLHVAWWRVVDHGRREGRLTPNVVVVGATANAEHFIRAALATGDVNVLGVFDDRADRAPPQVLGVPVLGDTGALIGHRIMPFVDRVIIAVSATAQARVDQLVERLEVLPNPVSLFVDLNRDAQRNASLAHFVDLSGAATDARRAFVKRAQDLVIGSLGLLVAAPVMLLVAVAIKLDTPGPVFFRQRRHGFNNEAILVWKFRSMRHEAADAKAARQVTAGDDRVTKVGRFIRKTSLDELPQLFNVLRGEMSMVGPRPHAIGMKSGDVESETLVARYAHRHRMKPGVTGWAAINGSRGPVDTAEQVQERVALDIEYIERQSFWLDLYIIAMTIPCLLGDRSAVR
- a CDS encoding polysaccharide biosynthesis C-terminal domain-containing protein, which translates into the protein MFWRGVLGYLPVNIAQGVVGLLTIVLFTRVLTPEQYGVYALAFSVLSLTQTILLTWTEAAMARFHARQDADGRLPDHFATLYRLWFGLALVAPIVAAGVLRFAPLSAPMKVAVAAAFAGAVVKSLAKLSQERRRAAGEVSGAALLDIVQTVGGFVLGLVLALVGLGGAAPLLGMGAISLLCLVFVLPAELRRSTGGRYDPAMAKAYAAYGVPVALSLVLALVLSTTDRFLLAAFLNEQAVGVYHAGYSLGSRTLDVVFIWLGMAGGPALVAALERGGHPALKDAAHEQAGFMVLLTLPAAVGLALVGRPLAQVMVGPDLSAGAGHVVPWIAVAGWLSGVTTYYLLQAFTLGRKTLMLIGCMAIPAGANVILNLALIPRFGLDGALWSTAASYGVGAVGAALLGRRACPLPVPWAALTRCGLACALMAAAVLAVPAFGGVVELILKACAGAVVYGVAALALDAGGVRGRALDILQRRLKPA